From Halobacillus sp. Marseille-Q1614, the proteins below share one genomic window:
- a CDS encoding methionine biosynthesis PLP-dependent protein: MCARQTETKLVHTGNNNNDPSGAINAPVHLSTAYEHPGIGESTGYDYTRTGNPTRSLLENSIADLEHGHAGFAFSSGMAAIQGALSLFKSGDEIVVSEDLYGGSYRLFEYLSRQYGLKFHYCDSQKLNDIEHYITDRTKALYVETPTNPLMHLADIKEISGIAKKYGCLLIVDNTLYTPYLQQPLSEGADIVIHSATKYLGGHNDVLAGLVVGKDPDICEQLGFYQNTSGGVLSPFDSWLLMRGMKTLALRMRQHELNAKEVVEYLHNHPEVTHVFYPGKGGMLSFRLSAEHCIDPFLRSLSVITFAESLGGVESFITYPATQTHADIPEEKRHSYGVCNRLLRFSVGIEHPEDLKADLEQALSHLQKEEVYYD, translated from the coding sequence ATGTGCGCTAGACAAACTGAAACGAAATTAGTCCATACAGGAAATAACAATAATGATCCATCCGGGGCGATCAATGCTCCCGTTCATTTATCAACCGCTTATGAACATCCTGGCATCGGCGAATCCACAGGATATGACTATACAAGAACTGGAAATCCAACGAGAAGCCTTTTAGAGAATTCGATTGCCGATTTGGAACACGGTCACGCAGGGTTTGCCTTCAGTTCAGGGATGGCTGCTATTCAAGGAGCTTTATCCCTTTTTAAATCAGGAGATGAAATCGTCGTCTCTGAGGACTTATACGGGGGAAGCTACCGGTTATTTGAATATTTATCAAGACAGTACGGGTTAAAATTTCACTACTGTGACAGTCAGAAGCTAAATGATATTGAACACTACATAACGGACCGGACAAAGGCCCTTTATGTAGAAACGCCGACCAACCCTCTGATGCACTTAGCAGACATAAAAGAAATCTCAGGGATCGCAAAGAAATATGGATGCCTGCTGATCGTAGATAATACGCTTTACACGCCATATCTTCAGCAGCCATTATCAGAAGGAGCGGACATCGTGATTCACAGTGCCACAAAATACTTAGGCGGCCATAATGACGTTCTCGCCGGTTTAGTCGTTGGAAAAGATCCTGATATCTGTGAACAGCTTGGATTTTACCAAAACACTTCAGGAGGTGTTCTTTCTCCCTTTGATTCGTGGCTGCTTATGCGAGGGATGAAGACATTAGCGTTAAGAATGAGGCAGCATGAATTGAATGCCAAGGAGGTTGTGGAGTATCTACACAATCATCCGGAAGTCACTCACGTGTTCTATCCAGGAAAAGGCGGGATGCTCTCCTTTCGTTTAAGTGCCGAACATTGTATCGATCCGTTTCTTAGAAGCTTATCTGTCATAACATTTGCCGAAAGCTTAGGAGGAGTAGAAAGCTTCATTACGTATCCCGCAACACAAACACACGCCGACATCCCAGAAGAAAAACGGCATTCCTACGGTGTATGTAACCGGCTGCTGCGCTTTTCAGTCGGTATTGAGCACCCGGAAGATTTAAAAGCAGACCTAGAGCAGGCCCTGTCACACCTACAAAAGGAGGAAGTATATTATGACTAA
- the metC gene encoding cystathionine beta-lyase — MTKPHTFQTRLLHNDHKFDPATGAVSVPIQQASTFHQADFDNPGQYDYSRSGNPTREALEDTIAQLEGGERGFAFASGMAAISTAFMLLSKGDHVVISEDVYGGTFRMIHDVLTRFGIDHTFVDMTDLHAVATAIQPNTQVLYIETPSNPLLNITDIQAVTKLAKANGCLTFVDNTFMTPALQRPLELGADLVLHSATKFIAGHSDVVAGLAVTDKKEIADQLSFLQNAFGSILGAHDCWLVLRGLKTLDCRLKQSSESADKIANFLSAHPFVEEVYYPGFRTHPGASIHSYQASGAGAVLSFKLKNAEEVKAFSQNVELPVFAVSLGAVESILSYPATMSHASMPKEEREKRGITDGLLRLSVGLESPEDLIRDFEKALNSLRVPLQKVGL; from the coding sequence ATGACTAAGCCACATACGTTCCAAACGAGGTTATTGCATAACGACCATAAATTTGATCCGGCAACTGGTGCGGTGAGCGTGCCCATTCAGCAGGCATCGACTTTTCACCAGGCTGACTTCGACAACCCAGGCCAGTATGACTACAGCCGATCCGGAAACCCGACGCGTGAGGCTTTAGAAGATACAATTGCCCAACTGGAAGGCGGAGAAAGAGGATTTGCTTTCGCTTCTGGAATGGCGGCAATCTCTACGGCGTTTATGCTTTTATCAAAAGGTGACCATGTTGTCATCTCTGAAGATGTGTATGGCGGCACCTTCCGCATGATCCATGACGTACTTACCCGCTTTGGCATTGACCATACCTTTGTAGATATGACCGATCTGCATGCTGTAGCTACGGCGATACAGCCTAATACACAAGTGCTTTATATTGAAACACCTTCTAATCCGCTCTTAAATATTACCGATATTCAGGCGGTTACAAAGCTTGCTAAAGCCAACGGCTGTCTAACATTTGTTGATAACACATTTATGACACCGGCCCTGCAGCGTCCGCTTGAACTCGGTGCCGATCTTGTGCTTCATAGTGCTACTAAATTTATTGCCGGACATAGTGACGTTGTCGCAGGATTAGCGGTTACAGATAAGAAGGAAATTGCAGACCAGCTCTCCTTTTTACAAAATGCGTTCGGATCAATTCTTGGAGCCCACGACTGCTGGCTCGTCCTAAGAGGGTTAAAAACACTCGACTGCCGGCTCAAGCAGTCATCGGAATCCGCCGATAAAATTGCGAACTTTTTATCCGCACACCCGTTTGTTGAAGAAGTCTATTACCCGGGCTTCCGCACTCATCCCGGCGCATCGATTCATTCTTATCAGGCGAGCGGTGCCGGTGCCGTGCTTTCCTTTAAGTTAAAAAATGCCGAAGAAGTAAAAGCGTTCAGCCAGAATGTCGAGCTCCCGGTATTTGCCGTCAGCCTGGGTGCCGTCGAATCAATCCTGTCCTACCCTGCGACGATGTCTCATGCTTCTATGCCTAAAGAAGAAAGAGAGAAGCGAGGGATTACTGACGGACTGCTGAGACTATCTGTTGGATTAGAGAGCCCCGAAGACTTGATCCGTGATTTTGAGAAGGCCCTAAACAGCTTGCGCGTCCCCCTTCAAAAGGTTGGATTATAA
- a CDS encoding DUF4871 domain-containing protein — translation MNKSYVRLLFLILALSTVLLTGCFGEKWLESDIFESGSYKMLGEEGQLGFIYDGGEVTRFYPDKKQKYMWHFWGSEEELEGDLKVVGTHNESGNKMIVLEDVPLSVGEHNGADASSPSIMSLPKSGMWRLDAYVNDTLHGSVYVQVQEKEG, via the coding sequence GTGAACAAAAGTTATGTTCGATTGCTGTTTTTAATACTGGCACTATCCACTGTACTCCTGACGGGGTGTTTTGGGGAGAAATGGCTGGAAAGTGATATTTTCGAATCAGGCTCTTATAAAATGCTCGGAGAAGAAGGTCAATTAGGTTTTATTTATGATGGTGGGGAAGTTACTCGATTCTATCCAGATAAAAAACAAAAGTATATGTGGCATTTTTGGGGGAGTGAAGAGGAGTTAGAAGGGGATTTAAAGGTTGTTGGAACCCACAATGAATCTGGAAATAAAATGATCGTTCTAGAAGATGTACCATTAAGCGTTGGCGAGCATAATGGTGCAGATGCTTCATCCCCGTCAATTATGTCGTTACCTAAGAGTGGAATGTGGAGGTTGGATGCTTATGTTAACGACACTTTACATGGGTCTGTCTATGTTCAAGTACAAGAGAAAGAAGGTTAA
- a CDS encoding GyrI-like domain-containing protein, whose amino-acid sequence MNQEVTSEKFIKDLGEVKLVGFRVVCAGEKYIEEIPRAAKVLKERIEEINNILNPGQQIGAFVVEESSPEEDGYWIGVQVSEYKDIPENMTTLTIPPHRYAAILHKGPNDQIRNSYEKLHQWIGEKGYTRSNKSWNLELYQKENQPEKPYDVRVVLYDSIL is encoded by the coding sequence ATGAATCAGGAAGTTACAAGTGAAAAATTTATTAAAGACTTAGGTGAAGTGAAACTTGTGGGGTTCAGAGTAGTTTGTGCCGGCGAAAAATACATTGAAGAAATCCCAAGAGCTGCAAAAGTACTAAAAGAAAGAATAGAAGAAATTAATAATATTTTAAACCCAGGTCAACAAATTGGAGCGTTTGTTGTTGAGGAATCGTCACCCGAGGAAGATGGTTATTGGATTGGTGTTCAAGTAAGTGAATATAAAGATATACCAGAAAATATGACCACCTTAACAATTCCACCACATAGATATGCTGCAATTTTACATAAGGGTCCAAATGATCAAATAAGAAATAGTTATGAGAAATTACATCAATGGATTGGAGAAAAAGGGTACACACGTTCCAATAAAAGTTGGAACTTGGAATTATATCAAAAAGAAAACCAACCTGAAAAACCTTATGATGTTCGAGTAGTGTTATACGATTCCATTTTGTAA
- a CDS encoding Na+/H+ antiporter NhaC family protein: MEKPIKSNPFALIPFLIFILLFIGAGVVLGDFYQMPVLVAVFAAIFTALLMNRKASFQEKIGHLTKGGGHPDIILMVVIFLLAGAFASVAEGVGAVDSTVNLGLSLLPENLLMVGLFIICCFISISMGTSVGTIVALAPIGLGVAEQTDISLALTMGAIVSGAMFGDNLSVISDTTIASVRTQGTEMKDKFKANFFIVLPAAIITAVIFGVMTAGATSSIDEDTSFQIAKVLPYLGVLAFAVAGVNVIFVLIGGILFAGIVGLILGDISFMDFIQLVGEGFTGMQELAMLAILLGGLVELIRRNGGIAWLLEVFSGKINSARGGEAGIAGLVSAVNLSTANNTISIITAGPLAKQISERFGIDPKRSASMLDIFASAVQGLIPYGAQILAVAGVASLSPVEIMPYCIYPMLLVFCGLLAILFRFPKFTTRNSH; encoded by the coding sequence ATGGAGAAACCAATCAAAAGCAATCCTTTTGCACTTATTCCATTTCTTATATTTATACTGCTGTTTATCGGAGCTGGTGTTGTTTTAGGAGACTTCTACCAAATGCCGGTTTTAGTGGCTGTTTTCGCGGCCATTTTCACAGCACTTTTAATGAACAGAAAAGCCAGTTTTCAGGAGAAGATAGGGCATCTGACGAAAGGCGGCGGCCACCCGGACATCATTTTAATGGTCGTTATTTTCCTTTTGGCAGGAGCTTTTGCTTCGGTAGCTGAAGGTGTCGGTGCTGTTGATTCAACAGTCAATTTAGGTTTATCACTTCTGCCTGAAAACCTGCTGATGGTCGGGTTATTCATCATCTGCTGTTTTATCTCTATATCGATGGGAACTTCCGTCGGTACAATTGTGGCGCTTGCGCCAATTGGACTGGGCGTAGCGGAACAGACGGATATCAGCCTGGCGCTTACAATGGGAGCTATTGTGAGCGGGGCAATGTTTGGGGATAACTTATCGGTCATTTCGGATACGACGATTGCATCTGTAAGAACCCAAGGCACAGAGATGAAAGATAAGTTTAAAGCAAACTTCTTCATCGTACTGCCGGCGGCCATCATTACGGCGGTCATTTTTGGTGTCATGACTGCGGGTGCTACATCCTCTATCGACGAAGATACGTCTTTTCAAATTGCTAAAGTACTGCCGTATCTTGGTGTACTCGCTTTTGCGGTTGCCGGAGTTAATGTCATATTTGTGCTTATTGGAGGTATACTTTTTGCCGGAATCGTCGGCTTAATCCTTGGGGATATTTCTTTCATGGATTTTATCCAGCTTGTCGGGGAAGGCTTTACAGGGATGCAGGAGCTTGCGATGCTTGCCATCTTACTAGGAGGATTGGTTGAACTTATCCGTAGAAATGGCGGAATTGCCTGGCTGCTTGAGGTGTTCAGCGGAAAAATTAACAGTGCACGCGGGGGAGAAGCCGGGATTGCCGGACTAGTCAGTGCGGTCAATTTATCAACCGCAAATAATACCATTTCTATTATAACTGCTGGTCCGCTGGCTAAGCAGATTTCAGAACGGTTTGGCATTGATCCAAAAAGATCGGCCAGCATGCTCGATATCTTTGCAAGTGCCGTGCAGGGGCTTATCCCATATGGAGCACAGATCCTTGCTGTTGCTGGTGTAGCAAGTCTTTCTCCTGTCGAGATTATGCCATATTGCATTTACCCTATGCTGCTAGTCTTTTGTGGCCTCCTGGCGATTCTGTTTAGATTCCCTAAATTTACAACACGAAACTCTCATTAA
- a CDS encoding GNAT family N-acetyltransferase, giving the protein MEVRQVQTQQELDHAFQIREDVFVREQKVPIEDEFDEYDKEALHVLAVYQKSAAGTGRMRIIENTVKLERICILASYRKYGIGKAIITALENIACDHGCKSVKLHGQVQAAGFYQKLGYQTASEEFIEDGIPHYLMIKDL; this is encoded by the coding sequence ATGGAAGTTAGACAAGTACAAACTCAGCAGGAATTAGACCATGCTTTTCAAATTAGAGAAGATGTCTTTGTCCGCGAACAGAAAGTCCCGATCGAAGATGAGTTTGATGAATATGATAAAGAGGCCCTTCACGTGCTGGCCGTCTATCAAAAGTCGGCAGCGGGTACAGGACGAATGAGAATAATAGAGAATACAGTTAAGCTTGAGCGAATTTGTATATTGGCTTCGTATCGTAAATACGGAATCGGTAAAGCTATCATTACGGCTTTAGAAAACATCGCATGCGACCATGGCTGTAAGAGCGTTAAGCTTCACGGACAGGTGCAGGCTGCGGGCTTTTATCAAAAGCTGGGATATCAGACAGCTTCTGAGGAATTTATCGAAGATGGTATCCCGCACTATTTAATGATAAAAGACTTATAG